The following proteins are encoded in a genomic region of Brachypodium distachyon strain Bd21 chromosome 1, Brachypodium_distachyon_v3.0, whole genome shotgun sequence:
- the LOC100837756 gene encoding protein NETWORKED 2D: MLQRAASNAYSWWWASHIRTTQSKWLDANLQDIENRVKIMLKLLGEEADSFGKRAEMYYRRRPEVINHVEEVYRAYRALVERYDHLSKELHKANHTIATACPEQVQYALLEEEDANFPRAIMPINSHKIQKSTVEEILKRKRHGPSGPSRERSAPQMSKDHAEGEIGRLQKAILVMQTEKEFVKSSYESGIAKYWEIEKQIADMQEEICHMQDEFDAHAAIEDDEARALMTITALRSCQGTVAELVKKFEELIRIAKLESEKIMSLREKLYAMRRSIDSSKEEVGGANMTVNNRVYPVTQEILELQTIYEKIENFFENNSESSAEEMAYKVDELVDKVINLELKFPKQSAQIKQLREQIENIKNKLDDLQDEMSLRDDPSDSSEDLKLVEDELDRIRVLEGSIIEEEVLVSTAFSEVFSCITNISKAFAPMVPEDLPGLSDADRDMTTPSEDICMENFTKESTKLNGGEIRDIESQTTGDNLGRHRPWQEDDSKVVDHKSSGGTDGIYDSKRGDEENVLTGHCLMQEDIRGKKSMEAGNHIDLIVSSDNENGHNKICEGKTDSSLESSGVSDKKGGMGNDGFEGQTLEVEYPHSAASQTHLLPSTLNNKNDYTEDGSSVEVAENLFGAENGTQDLKMDGDENHVPGTSLIQDEGFGVEDGKLPKIHGEISLADSANLQNFCEVTTGNNTLPEACHSCSGDSEKKLDLWQADEAKSVEELPKQGGQLIAPENIKVLNKDNKVESSEGGQTSFDLLIAYSLEVRDDTSLYVAARDSEETRGMNRLLSEVPTDSEDMASHVSNSQLEKKNPNVEVLAREASISSNHGSRSGHEKSTLTVQEDVPNWLDGLEGRDTIFLADYTSVLRNYKETKRRLAELEKKNQEHLEETKAVIRELRNANSMKYVEIQSLRDLIDSSEIPPNKMGNDISNQTLDREISTVEETNSRRTAALENASPFEMKFRTEIDGLVEENLQFLARYSMACHQVQHFSSRYQELQNEVENSEHKKAGGESDAVTEPEPAEKKLRELRTEVDVWFEQNALLDQDLQLKTVFLCRLQEEIAESLRSSTETDGARFTPYEAAKFQGEVQNMQQSNKKIESELLAALERMRQLEGKVSYTLRKLRENFELSSRRSTRLEADSSYQNQFKHFPSRTRVPLRNFLFGTKPKKKSLFACINPTYQRQFSDF, from the exons ATGCTGCAGCGGGCGGCAAGCAACGCCTACTCATGGTGGTGGGCGAGTCACATCCGCACCACCCAGTCCAAATGGCTCGACGCGAACCTCCAAG ATATTGAAAATAGAGTCAAGATCATGCTCAAACTCCTCGGTGAGGAAGCTGATTCGTTCGGCAAGAGGGCTGAGATGTACTACCGCAGAAGGCCGGAGGTCATAAACCATGTCGAAGAAGTTTACAGGGCCTACAGGGCTCTTGTTGAACGCTATGACCATCTATCCAAGGAGCTGCATAAGGCCAACCACACCATTGCCACTGCCTGCCCAGAACAAGTGCAGTATGCATTGTTGGAAGAGGAGGATGCTAATTTCCCTAGAGCAATCATGCCAATCAACTCCCACAAAATACAAAAATCGACCGTGGAGGAgattttgaagagaaaaagaCATGGGCCATCGGGTCCAAGCAGGGAAAGGTCCGCTCCTCAAATGAGCAAAGATCACGCCGAAGGAGAGATTGGCAGGCTGCAAAAGGCTATACTTGTCATGCAGACTGAGAAGGAATTTGTTAAGAGTTCTTATGAGAGTGGAATTGCTAAGTATTGGGAGATTGAGAAGCAGATTGCAGATATGCAGGAGGAAATTTGCCACATGCAAGATGAATTTGATGCACATGCAGCCAttgaggatgatgaagcccgtGCTTTGATGACCATAACAGCTCTTAGGTCCTGTCAGGGTACGGTTGCTGAGCTTGTGAAAAAGTTTGAGGAGTTAATTAGAATTGCAAAGTTGGAGTCAGAAAAAATAATGTCTCTTCGAGAAAAGTTGTATGCTATGAGAAGAAGCATTGACTCGTCTAAAGAAGAAGTTGGTGGTGCAAACATGACAGTGAACAACAGGGTTTATCCTGTTACTCAGGAAATACTTGAGTTACAGACTATATACGAGAAAATCGAGAACTTCTTTGAAAACAATTCAGAATCATCTGCAGAGGAGATGGCATACAAAGTTGATGAACTTGTTGATAAAGTTATTAACCTGGAGCTGAAGTTCCCAAAGCAATCTGCACAAATCAAGCAACTGAGAGAACAAATTGAGAACATCAAGAACAAATTAGATGATTTACAAGATGAGATGTCACTCCGTGATGATCCAAGTGACTCGAGTGAAGACCTCAAGCTAGTAGAAGATGAATTGGATAGAATCAGGGTTCTTGAAGGATCTATAATTGAGGAAGAAGTTCTTGTTAGCACAGCCTTCTCTGAAGTTTTTAGTTGCATAACTAATATCTCAAAGGCATTTGCACCTATGGTTCCTGAAGACCTACCTGGTTTGTCAGATGCAGATAGAGACATGACAACACCTTCTGAAGATATATGCATGGAGAACTTTACAAAAGAGAGCACCAAACTGAATGGAGGAGAAATCAGAGACATAGAGTCACAAACTACAGGTGATAATTTGGGCAGACACAGGCCTTGGCAAGAAGATGACTCAAAAGTTGTTGATCACAAGTCATCAGGTGGTACTGATGGCATCTATGACTCCAAGAGGGGTGACGAAGAAAATGTTCTGACGGGGCATTGCTTAATGCAAGAAGACATCAGAGGTAAAAAGTCAATGGAAGCAGGCAATCATATTGATCTGATTGTTAGTTCAGACAATGAAAATGGTCACAACAAGATATGTGAGGGCAAAACAGATAGCTCATTGGAATCATCAGGTGTTTCGGACAAAAAGGGGGGCATGGGAAATGATGGCTTTGAAGGGCAAACATTGGAAGTTGAATATCCACATAGTGCAGCCAGTCAGACTCATCTCCTTCCATCTACTctaaacaacaaaaatgacTACACTGAAGATGGGTCATCAGTGGAAGTTGCTGAGAATTTATTTGGTGCCGAGAACGGAACCCAAGACTTGAAGATGGATGGTGATGAGAATCATGTTCCTGGTACCAGCTTGATCCAGGACGAAGGATTTGGAGTTGAAGATGGCAAATTACCAAAAATACATGGAGAGATTAGTCTAGCTGATTCTGCAAACTTACAGAATTTCTGTGAAGTTACCACTGGAAATAACACTTTGCCAGAAGCTTGTCATAGTTGCTCCGGTGATTCAGAAAAGAAACTGGATTTATGGCAGGCAGATGAAGCAAAATCAGTTGAAGAATTGCCAAAGCAGGGTGGCCAACTTATTGCTCCAGAAAATATCAAAGTTTTGAACAAAGACAACAAAGTTGAATCGTCTGAAGGAGGTCAAACTTCGTTTGATCTTTTGATTGCATACTCCTTAGAAGTGAGAGATGATACCTCTCTTTATGTAGCAGCTAGAGATTCTGAGGAAACCAGAGGAATGAATCGGCTATTATCAGAAGTACCGACAGATTCAGAAGACATGGCCAGTCACGTTTCTAATAGCCagctagaaaagaaaaacccaaATGTTGAAGTGCTTGCGAGAGAAGCAAGTATCTCTAGCAACCATGGAAGCAGGAGTGGACATGAAAAGTCTACTTTGACCGTGCAAGAAGATGTACCCAACTGGCTTGATGGGCTTGAGGGTAGAGACACAATATTTCTAGCAGACTACACTTCAGTTCTCAGAAACtacaaagaaacaaagagaAGGCTTGCTgaattggaaaagaaaaaccaggAACATCTCGAAGAGACAAAAGCAGTAATAAGGGAATTGAGGAATGCAAATTCCATGAAATATGTCGAGATTCAATCGCTCAGAGATCTAATTGACTCTTCAGAGATACCACCAAATAAGATGGGCAATGACATATCAAATCAGACTTTGGATAGAGAAATTTCAACTGTGGAGGAAACCAATTCGAGGCGCACTGCTGCACTGGAGAATGCTTCACCATTTGAAATGAAGTTCAGAACTGAAATTGATGGGTTGGTCGAGGAAAACTTGCAGTTCTTGGCAAGGTATAGCATGGCTTGCCACCAGGTGCAGCACTTCAGCAGTAGATATCAGGAACTCcagaatgaagtggagaatTCTGAACATAAGAAGGCAGGAGGAGAATCTGATGCCGTGACAGAGCCTGAACCTGCTGAGAAGAAATTGAGAGAGCTCAGGACTGAAGTGGATGTATGGTTTGAGCAGAATGCACTCCTCGATCAAGACCTGCAACTTAAAACTGTATTTCTTTGCAGACTGCAAGAGGAGATAGCTGAATCCTTGCGCTCTAGCACGGAGACTGATGGCGCTAGGTTTACACCATACGAAGCAGCCAAGTTTCAAGGGGAGGTACAGAACATGCAGCAATCTAACAAGAAAATTGAGAGCGAGTTGCTGGCAGCATTAGAGCGCATGAGGCAACTTGAAGGCAAGGTCAGTTACACCTTGCGGAAACTGCGTGAGAACTTTGAGCTTTCATCTAGGCGCTCAACCCGTCTGGAAGCAGACAGCAGCTACCAAAACCAGTTCAAGCATTTCCCCAGTAGGACAAGAGTGCCATTGCGGAATTTCCTGTTTGGCacaaaaccaaagaaaaagtCGCTATTTGCCTGCATCAATCCTACATACCAGAGACAGTTCAGTGATTTTTGA
- the LOC100838062 gene encoding probable serine/threonine-protein kinase PBL7 isoform X1, translating into MDCCFSCLGEKKKKKKKKKKPQMVKPPLEKPQIPPAAEKAKPGGSSSSRQESLEPKEEMVLSNGAAQIFTFRELAAATNNFSADCLLGEGGFGRVYKGYLDSVSQVVAIKQLDRNGLQGNREFLVEVLMLSLLHHPNLVNLIGYCADGDQRLLVYEYMPLGSLEDHLHDPSPDKTRLDWNTRMTIAAGAAKGLEHLHDKTNPPVIYRDLKCSNILLGEGYHPKLSDFGLAKLGPVGDKTHVSTRVMGTYGYCAPEYAMTGQLTLKSDVYSYGVVLLEIITGRRAIDVTRAAGEQNLVAWARPLFKDRRKFPQMADPALKGQYPSRGLYQALAVAAMCVQEQPTMRPVIGDVVTALSYLASQTYDPEVHGIHRTSLLIAPSTPPRARNRGVDQRENR; encoded by the exons ATGGACTGCTGCTTCTCCTGCCTgggtgagaagaagaagaagaagaagaagaagaagaagccacagATGGTGAAGCCGCCGTTGGAGAAGCCTCAGATCCCTCCTGCCGCTG AGAAAGCAAAACCGGGGGGCTCGTCGTCATCGAGGCAGGAATCACTAGAGCCGAAGGAAGAGATGGTCTTGAGCAATGGAGCCGCGCAGATCTTCACCTTTAGGGAGCTTGCGGCAGCCACAAACAACTTCAGTGCCGATTGCCTTCTAGGGGAGGGTGGCTTTGGCCGTGTGTACAAGGGCTACCTGGATAGTGTCAGCCAA GTTGTTGCTATAAAGCAGCTTGATCGTAATGGATTGCAAGGTAACAGGGAGTTTCTTGTCGAAGTTCTGATGCTGAGCTTGCTGCACCACCCAAATCTAGTCAACCTTATTGGCTATTGTGCTGATGGTGATCAGAGGCTTTTGGTGTATGAGTATATGCCATTAGGTTCTTTGGAAGATCACCTTCACG ATCCTTCCCCAGATAAAACCCGTCTTGACTGGAATACAAGGATGACGATAGCTGCTGGTGCAGCTAAAGGATTGGAACATTTGCATGACAAAACCAATCCTCCTGTCATATACCGTGACTTGAAATGTTCAAACATCTTACTTGGAGAGGGGTATCACCCAAAGCTGTCTGACTTTGGGTTGGCAAAGCTTGGCCCTGTTGGTGATAAAACCCATGTTTCCACTAGAGTGATGGGTACATACGGTTATTGCGCACCTGAGTATGCTATGACTGGACAGTTGACTCTAAAGTCAGATGTTTATAGCTATGGTGTTGTTTTGTTGGAAATCATCACAGGACGAAGAGCTATCGACGTCACCCGAGCTGCAGGGGAGCAAAATCTTGTTGCATGG GCCCGACCATTGTTTAAAGACAGGAGGAAGTTCCCGCAGATGGCAGACCCAGCACTCAAGGGCCAGTACCCGTCAAGGGGGTTGTACCAGGCCCTGGCTGTTGCTGCAATGTGCGTCCAAGAACAGCCGACTATGAGACCGGTAATTGGCGATGTTGTTACTGCTCTGAGTTACCTTGCCTCCCAGACTTATGATCCGGAAGTGCATGGCATTCATCGCACCTCGCTTTTGATTGCTCCCAGCACACCACCCCGAGCTAGGAACCGTGGTGTGGATCAGAGAGAAAACAGGTGA
- the LOC100838062 gene encoding probable serine/threonine-protein kinase PBL7 isoform X3 → MVLSNGAAQIFTFRELAAATNNFSADCLLGEGGFGRVYKGYLDSVSQVVAIKQLDRNGLQGNREFLVEVLMLSLLHHPNLVNLIGYCADGDQRLLVYEYMPLGSLEDHLHDPSPDKTRLDWNTRMTIAAGAAKGLEHLHDKTNPPVIYRDLKCSNILLGEGYHPKLSDFGLAKLGPVGDKTHVSTRVMGTYGYCAPEYAMTGQLTLKSDVYSYGVVLLEIITGRRAIDVTRAAGEQNLVAWARPLFKDRRKFPQMADPALKGQYPSRGLYQALAVAAMCVQEQPTMRPVIGDVVTALSYLASQTYDPEVHGIHRTSLLIAPSTPPRARNRGVDQRENR, encoded by the exons ATGGTCTTGAGCAATGGAGCCGCGCAGATCTTCACCTTTAGGGAGCTTGCGGCAGCCACAAACAACTTCAGTGCCGATTGCCTTCTAGGGGAGGGTGGCTTTGGCCGTGTGTACAAGGGCTACCTGGATAGTGTCAGCCAA GTTGTTGCTATAAAGCAGCTTGATCGTAATGGATTGCAAGGTAACAGGGAGTTTCTTGTCGAAGTTCTGATGCTGAGCTTGCTGCACCACCCAAATCTAGTCAACCTTATTGGCTATTGTGCTGATGGTGATCAGAGGCTTTTGGTGTATGAGTATATGCCATTAGGTTCTTTGGAAGATCACCTTCACG ATCCTTCCCCAGATAAAACCCGTCTTGACTGGAATACAAGGATGACGATAGCTGCTGGTGCAGCTAAAGGATTGGAACATTTGCATGACAAAACCAATCCTCCTGTCATATACCGTGACTTGAAATGTTCAAACATCTTACTTGGAGAGGGGTATCACCCAAAGCTGTCTGACTTTGGGTTGGCAAAGCTTGGCCCTGTTGGTGATAAAACCCATGTTTCCACTAGAGTGATGGGTACATACGGTTATTGCGCACCTGAGTATGCTATGACTGGACAGTTGACTCTAAAGTCAGATGTTTATAGCTATGGTGTTGTTTTGTTGGAAATCATCACAGGACGAAGAGCTATCGACGTCACCCGAGCTGCAGGGGAGCAAAATCTTGTTGCATGG GCCCGACCATTGTTTAAAGACAGGAGGAAGTTCCCGCAGATGGCAGACCCAGCACTCAAGGGCCAGTACCCGTCAAGGGGGTTGTACCAGGCCCTGGCTGTTGCTGCAATGTGCGTCCAAGAACAGCCGACTATGAGACCGGTAATTGGCGATGTTGTTACTGCTCTGAGTTACCTTGCCTCCCAGACTTATGATCCGGAAGTGCATGGCATTCATCGCACCTCGCTTTTGATTGCTCCCAGCACACCACCCCGAGCTAGGAACCGTGGTGTGGATCAGAGAGAAAACAGGTGA
- the LOC100838062 gene encoding serine/threonine-protein kinase PBL27 isoform X2, whose amino-acid sequence MDCCFSCLGEKKKKKKKKKKPQMVKPPLEKPQIPPAAEKAKPGGSSSSRQESLEPKEEMVLSNGAAQIFTFRELAAATNNFSADCLLGEGGFGRVYKGYLDSVSQVVAIKQLDRNGLQGNREFLVEVLMLSLLHHPNLVNLIGYCADGDQRLLVYEYMPLGSLEDHLHDPSPDKTRLDWNTRMTIAAGAAKGLEHLHDKTNPPVIYRDLKCSNILLGEGYHPKLSDFGLAKLGPVGDKTHVSTRVMGTYGYCAPEYAMTGQLTLKSDVYSYGVVLLEIITGRRAIDVTRAAGEQNLVAWARPLFKDRRKFPQMADPALKGQYPSRGLYQALAVAAMCVQEQPTMRPHTTPS is encoded by the exons ATGGACTGCTGCTTCTCCTGCCTgggtgagaagaagaagaagaagaagaagaagaagaagccacagATGGTGAAGCCGCCGTTGGAGAAGCCTCAGATCCCTCCTGCCGCTG AGAAAGCAAAACCGGGGGGCTCGTCGTCATCGAGGCAGGAATCACTAGAGCCGAAGGAAGAGATGGTCTTGAGCAATGGAGCCGCGCAGATCTTCACCTTTAGGGAGCTTGCGGCAGCCACAAACAACTTCAGTGCCGATTGCCTTCTAGGGGAGGGTGGCTTTGGCCGTGTGTACAAGGGCTACCTGGATAGTGTCAGCCAA GTTGTTGCTATAAAGCAGCTTGATCGTAATGGATTGCAAGGTAACAGGGAGTTTCTTGTCGAAGTTCTGATGCTGAGCTTGCTGCACCACCCAAATCTAGTCAACCTTATTGGCTATTGTGCTGATGGTGATCAGAGGCTTTTGGTGTATGAGTATATGCCATTAGGTTCTTTGGAAGATCACCTTCACG ATCCTTCCCCAGATAAAACCCGTCTTGACTGGAATACAAGGATGACGATAGCTGCTGGTGCAGCTAAAGGATTGGAACATTTGCATGACAAAACCAATCCTCCTGTCATATACCGTGACTTGAAATGTTCAAACATCTTACTTGGAGAGGGGTATCACCCAAAGCTGTCTGACTTTGGGTTGGCAAAGCTTGGCCCTGTTGGTGATAAAACCCATGTTTCCACTAGAGTGATGGGTACATACGGTTATTGCGCACCTGAGTATGCTATGACTGGACAGTTGACTCTAAAGTCAGATGTTTATAGCTATGGTGTTGTTTTGTTGGAAATCATCACAGGACGAAGAGCTATCGACGTCACCCGAGCTGCAGGGGAGCAAAATCTTGTTGCATGG GCCCGACCATTGTTTAAAGACAGGAGGAAGTTCCCGCAGATGGCAGACCCAGCACTCAAGGGCCAGTACCCGTCAAGGGGGTTGTACCAGGCCCTGGCTGTTGCTGCAATGTGCGTCCAAGAACAGCCGACTATGAGACCG CACACCACCCCGAGCTAG